The Nitrogeniibacter aestuarii genome has a window encoding:
- a CDS encoding CoA-acylating methylmalonate-semialdehyde dehydrogenase, translating into MSFTYINAPDTLTHWIDGKPVEATGGESKPVFDPALGEVARQVGLASVEDVNAAVTSAVQAQVAWGELAPQRRARVMFKMKELVERHSKDLARLITREHGKTFPDAQGEVQRGLEVIEFACGIPQLLKGQYSDNVGGGIANWSQRHPLGVTAGITPFNFPFMVPMWMAPVSIACGNAFILKPSERDPSPSLLTAELFQDAGLPDGVFNVVQGDKLAVDTLLAHPDVQAVSFVGSTPIARYIYETAAHHGKRAQALGGAKNHMVVMPDADLDQAADALIGAAYGSAGERCMAISVAVAVGHIADELIDKVQTRAAALNINDGEAEGADMGPIVTAEAKARIEGYIDTGVNEGATLVMDGRGLTVPGRENGFFTGATLFDHVKPGMKIYEEEIFGPVLCVVRVDTFAEAVALINNHAFGNGVACYTRDGRTAQEFSNRIRIGMVGINVPIPVPMAWHSFGGWKASLFGDHHAYGEEGVRFYTRYKSIMQRWPDSGSKGPEFVMPVN; encoded by the coding sequence ATGAGCTTCACTTACATCAACGCCCCCGACACCCTCACCCACTGGATCGACGGCAAGCCGGTCGAAGCCACGGGCGGCGAGTCGAAGCCGGTGTTCGACCCGGCGCTGGGCGAAGTGGCCCGGCAGGTGGGTCTGGCCTCGGTCGAGGACGTGAACGCCGCCGTGACCAGCGCGGTGCAGGCCCAGGTCGCCTGGGGCGAGCTGGCACCGCAGCGCCGCGCCCGCGTGATGTTCAAGATGAAGGAGTTGGTGGAGCGTCATTCGAAAGACCTCGCCCGCCTGATCACCCGCGAGCATGGCAAGACCTTTCCGGATGCGCAGGGCGAAGTGCAGCGCGGGCTGGAAGTGATCGAGTTCGCCTGCGGCATCCCCCAACTGCTCAAGGGCCAGTATTCGGACAACGTGGGCGGGGGCATCGCCAACTGGTCGCAGCGCCACCCGTTGGGCGTCACCGCCGGCATCACGCCGTTCAACTTTCCCTTCATGGTGCCCATGTGGATGGCACCGGTGAGCATCGCCTGTGGCAACGCCTTCATCCTCAAGCCCTCCGAGCGCGACCCGTCGCCCTCGCTGCTGACCGCCGAACTGTTCCAGGACGCAGGCCTGCCCGATGGCGTGTTCAACGTGGTGCAGGGCGACAAGCTGGCGGTGGACACCCTGCTCGCCCACCCGGACGTGCAGGCGGTGAGCTTCGTGGGCTCCACCCCGATCGCCAGATACATCTACGAGACGGCGGCCCACCACGGCAAGCGTGCCCAGGCCCTGGGCGGCGCCAAGAACCACATGGTGGTGATGCCCGATGCCGATCTGGACCAGGCGGCCGACGCCCTCATTGGCGCTGCGTACGGCTCGGCCGGCGAGCGCTGCATGGCGATCTCGGTGGCGGTGGCCGTGGGCCACATCGCCGACGAGCTGATCGACAAGGTGCAGACCCGCGCCGCCGCGCTCAACATCAACGACGGGGAAGCCGAGGGCGCCGACATGGGCCCCATCGTCACCGCCGAGGCCAAGGCCCGCATCGAGGGCTACATCGACACCGGCGTGAACGAAGGCGCCACCCTGGTGATGGACGGGCGCGGCCTGACCGTGCCCGGTCGCGAGAACGGCTTCTTCACCGGCGCCACCCTGTTCGACCACGTGAAGCCGGGCATGAAGATCTACGAAGAGGAAATCTTCGGACCGGTGCTGTGCGTGGTGCGCGTGGACACCTTCGCCGAGGCGGTGGCGCTGATCAACAACCACGCCTTCGGCAACGGCGTGGCCTGCTACACGCGCGACGGGCGTACCGCGCAGGAGTTTTCCAACCGCATCCGCATCGGCATGGTGGGCATCAACGTGCCCATCCCGGTGCCCATGGCCTGGCACTCCTTCGGCGGCTGGAAGGCCAGCCTGTTCGGCGACCACCACGCCTACGGCGAAGAGGGCGTGCGCTTCTACACCCGCTACAAGAGCATCATGCAGCGCTGGCCGGACAGCGGCTCGAAAGGGCCCGAGTTCGTCATGCCGGTGAACTGA
- a CDS encoding helix-turn-helix domain-containing protein encodes MATLITPRDLPTWVPGRVLSASDGQGWKDVAHRAYLYTGLDVPIPAMDCFMIVRYRGGDTPMDRWVDGRWTRKTCTPGDFSLLTRSANSHWHWTQCIDVGHTYLSEALMSRVATDIVERDVAEVRLHDVLQAQDPVVTQITDAITTEAKHQGVGGALYAEALSIQLAVHLIREYAEVSFRGEAAAGLLSPSVMRRLDEFIDTHLHEGVTIERMALIAGLGVWTFTKHFRESAGVSPYEYVIRRRLERATRLLTSSQRAIKEIAADCGFSDQAHLTRALRARQGMTPAQMRRSAGRSGA; translated from the coding sequence ATGGCGACACTGATCACCCCACGAGACTTGCCCACCTGGGTGCCCGGACGCGTGCTTTCCGCCAGTGATGGACAAGGCTGGAAAGACGTGGCGCACCGGGCCTATCTCTATACCGGGCTGGATGTTCCCATCCCCGCCATGGACTGCTTCATGATCGTTCGCTACCGGGGCGGCGACACGCCGATGGATCGCTGGGTTGACGGGCGCTGGACGCGCAAGACCTGCACCCCGGGCGATTTCTCGTTGCTGACCCGGTCGGCCAATTCCCACTGGCACTGGACCCAGTGCATCGATGTGGGGCACACCTACCTGTCCGAGGCGCTCATGTCGCGGGTCGCGACCGATATTGTCGAGCGTGATGTGGCCGAAGTGCGCCTGCATGATGTGCTGCAGGCCCAGGATCCGGTGGTCACGCAGATCACCGATGCGATCACCACCGAGGCGAAACATCAGGGTGTGGGTGGTGCCTTGTATGCCGAAGCCTTGTCGATTCAGCTGGCAGTGCATCTGATTCGTGAGTACGCCGAGGTGAGTTTTCGTGGCGAGGCGGCTGCGGGGCTTCTGTCTCCGTCGGTCATGCGTCGGCTTGATGAATTCATCGACACCCATCTGCATGAAGGGGTCACCATTGAACGCATGGCGTTGATCGCGGGCCTTGGGGTGTGGACCTTCACCAAGCATTTTCGGGAAAGCGCGGGGGTGTCCCCCTACGAATACGTGATCCGTCGTCGGCTCGAGCGCGCCACCCGGCTCCTCACCAGCAGTCAGCGGGCCATCAAGGAGATTGCGGCCGATTGCGGCTTTTCCGATCAGGCGCACCTGACGCGGGCCCTGCGCGCGCGACAGGGCATGACGCCGGCGCAGATGCGCCGCAGCGCGGGGCGCTCAGGCGCATAG
- a CDS encoding SDR family NAD(P)-dependent oxidoreductase, with amino-acid sequence MKRLENKVAVITGGSNGFGEATSLRMAEHGAAIGILDMDSKGAELAHRIEAGGGRAMFVQVDVTDEAQVRDAMQAVEQRFGRLDILVNNAGIEGENTPTDQLSLAEWNRVMNVDATSVFLCTKHVIPAMRRAGGGSVVNISSIYGLVGGGDIPPYHAAKGAVRLMTKNDALIYAPDKIRFNSIHPGFVFTALVKRYANNAGMELDKAKAALDALHPLHGTGDPDDIAWGAVYLASDEARWITGSELVIDGGYTAR; translated from the coding sequence ATGAAACGACTCGAAAACAAGGTGGCGGTCATCACCGGCGGCAGCAACGGCTTCGGCGAGGCCACCAGCCTGCGCATGGCCGAACACGGTGCCGCCATCGGCATTCTCGACATGGACAGCAAGGGCGCCGAGCTGGCGCACCGGATCGAAGCCGGCGGCGGCCGGGCGATGTTCGTCCAGGTCGATGTCACCGACGAAGCGCAGGTGCGTGACGCGATGCAGGCGGTCGAGCAGCGCTTTGGCCGGCTCGACATTCTGGTCAACAACGCCGGCATCGAAGGCGAGAACACCCCCACCGATCAGCTCAGCCTGGCCGAGTGGAACCGCGTCATGAACGTGGATGCCACTTCCGTGTTCCTGTGCACCAAGCACGTGATTCCGGCCATGCGCCGGGCCGGTGGCGGTTCGGTGGTGAACATTTCGTCCATCTACGGGCTCGTCGGCGGGGGCGACATTCCGCCCTACCACGCCGCCAAGGGGGCGGTGCGGCTGATGACCAAGAACGATGCGCTCATCTATGCTCCGGACAAGATCCGCTTCAACTCCATCCACCCGGGCTTCGTGTTCACCGCCCTGGTCAAGCGCTACGCCAACAACGCGGGCATGGAGCTGGACAAGGCCAAAGCCGCCCTTGATGCCCTGCACCCGCTGCACGGCACGGGCGATCCGGACGACATCGCCTGGGGTGCGGTCTATCTCGCCTCGGACGAGGCACGCTGGATCACCGGCTCGGAACTGGTGATCGACGGCGGATACACCGCGCGCTGA
- a CDS encoding GMC family oxidoreductase, whose product MKDFGEYDYIIAGAGAAGCVLANRLSADPDVKVLLLEAGNDEQWIWTKIPVGYLYCINNPRTDWCYKTEPEPGLNGRSIIYARGKGLGGSTLINAMLYLRGQQRDYDEWAALTGDSAWAWQNVLPEFKKVESHHKGGCDFHGKDGEWRVEQQRLRWDILDRFAEATVQAGIPATPDFNRGSNLGVSQFEVNQKKGTRWSAVRGFLDPVRHRPNLTIVTAALSDRLIMDGKRVTGIEFQQHGQSCMAKARVEVVLAAGSIGSPGILQRSGIGDPVFLQSLGIPVAHALPGVGQNLQDHLQLRSIYKVDGIHTLNQQANSILGKIKMGLEYALFKRGPLTMAPSQLGLFACSDETVGTPDLEYHVQPLSLDKFGDPLHKFPAFTASVCDLRPQSRGHISIRDRDPNTAPRIAPNYLSHKADRVKAAKAIRLTRRIASQAALAPYHPEEYLPGPGFESDEELAVAAGNIGTTIFHPVGTCKMGRNDDAKAVTDSRLRVRGLEGLRVVDASIMPTITSGNTSSPTIMIASRGAQMIREDRRVPA is encoded by the coding sequence ATGAAAGACTTCGGCGAATACGACTACATCATCGCGGGTGCGGGCGCCGCTGGCTGCGTGCTGGCCAACCGGCTCTCGGCCGACCCGGACGTGAAGGTCCTGCTGCTCGAAGCCGGCAATGACGAGCAATGGATCTGGACGAAGATCCCCGTCGGCTACCTGTACTGCATCAACAACCCGCGCACCGACTGGTGCTACAAGACCGAACCCGAGCCCGGCCTGAACGGGCGCAGCATCATCTACGCCCGCGGCAAGGGCCTGGGCGGCAGCACGCTCATCAACGCCATGCTCTACCTGCGCGGCCAGCAGCGCGACTACGACGAGTGGGCCGCGCTCACCGGCGACAGTGCCTGGGCCTGGCAGAACGTGCTGCCCGAGTTCAAGAAAGTGGAAAGCCACCACAAGGGCGGTTGCGACTTCCATGGCAAGGACGGTGAATGGCGCGTCGAGCAGCAGCGCCTGCGCTGGGACATTCTCGACCGTTTTGCCGAGGCCACCGTGCAGGCCGGCATTCCGGCCACCCCCGACTTCAACCGCGGCAGCAACCTGGGCGTGAGCCAGTTCGAGGTCAACCAGAAGAAGGGCACCCGCTGGAGCGCGGTGCGCGGCTTCCTCGACCCGGTGCGCCATCGCCCCAACCTCACCATCGTCACCGCCGCCCTGTCGGACAGGCTGATCATGGACGGCAAACGGGTCACCGGCATCGAGTTCCAGCAGCACGGGCAATCGTGCATGGCCAAGGCCCGCGTGGAAGTTGTGCTGGCCGCCGGCTCCATCGGCTCACCGGGCATCCTTCAGCGCTCGGGCATTGGTGACCCGGTCTTCCTGCAGTCACTCGGCATCCCGGTCGCGCACGCCCTGCCGGGTGTCGGGCAGAACCTGCAGGATCATTTGCAGCTGCGCAGCATCTACAAGGTCGATGGCATCCACACCCTCAACCAGCAGGCCAACAGCATCCTGGGCAAGATCAAGATGGGGCTGGAATACGCGCTTTTCAAACGCGGGCCACTGACCATGGCACCCAGCCAGCTCGGGCTGTTTGCCTGCTCGGACGAGACGGTGGGGACGCCCGATCTGGAGTACCACGTGCAGCCCCTGTCACTCGACAAGTTCGGCGACCCGCTGCACAAGTTCCCGGCCTTTACCGCCAGTGTGTGCGACCTGCGGCCGCAATCACGCGGGCACATCAGCATACGTGATCGCGACCCGAACACCGCGCCGAGGATCGCGCCCAACTACCTGTCGCACAAGGCCGACCGGGTAAAGGCCGCCAAGGCCATCCGTCTGACCCGGCGCATTGCCAGCCAGGCCGCGCTGGCGCCCTATCACCCCGAGGAATATCTGCCGGGTCCCGGCTTCGAGAGCGACGAAGAACTGGCGGTGGCCGCCGGCAATATCGGCACCACCATCTTCCACCCGGTGGGCACCTGCAAGATGGGTCGGAACGACGACGCCAAGGCGGTGACCGACAGCCGCCTGCGGGTGCGTGGTCTGGAAGGATTGCGCGTGGTCGACGCCTCGATCATGCCGACCATCACCTCGGGCAACACCAGCTCACCCACCATCATGATCGCCAGCCGTGGCGCACAGATGATTCGCGAAGACCGGCGCGTGCCCGCCTGA
- a CDS encoding LysR family transcriptional regulator, whose amino-acid sequence MDIQLLSAFVTVAREGNLTRAAERLFVTQPALSLQIKKLQTGLELTLFERTPRGMRLTEAGQRLLPVAERALGGVAEFRAAAAGLKDTISGRLRLGTIVDPEFLRLGAFLSALAERHPTLSFELTHGMSGTVTRLVEQGELDVAYTLGPPGFPDLTGRFHVVELTDFSYRVVAPPGWAGQVRGKGWRELAALPWIETPPDSVHHRLLSSVFAAEGVRPHVVARVDLEPSMLDLVRSGVALALARDSLALRAAHAEGVVIADSVSVEAELGLVCRADRRTEAPIKAAMAAIESVWRG is encoded by the coding sequence ATGGATATCCAACTGCTCAGCGCCTTCGTCACGGTGGCAAGGGAAGGCAATCTCACCCGTGCCGCCGAGCGCCTGTTCGTGACCCAGCCGGCGCTCAGCCTGCAGATCAAGAAGCTGCAGACCGGGCTCGAGCTCACGCTCTTCGAGCGCACCCCGCGCGGCATGCGTCTCACCGAAGCCGGTCAGCGTCTGCTGCCGGTGGCCGAGCGGGCGCTGGGGGGCGTGGCGGAATTCCGTGCGGCGGCAGCGGGGCTAAAGGATACGATCAGCGGTCGTTTGCGTCTGGGCACCATCGTCGACCCCGAGTTCCTTCGTCTCGGTGCCTTTCTGAGTGCGCTGGCCGAGCGCCATCCCACGCTCTCCTTCGAACTGACGCACGGCATGTCGGGCACGGTGACGCGCCTAGTGGAGCAGGGTGAACTCGATGTGGCCTACACCCTGGGGCCGCCGGGCTTTCCGGACCTGACCGGGCGTTTTCACGTGGTCGAGCTGACCGACTTCAGTTACCGGGTGGTCGCACCGCCGGGCTGGGCCGGGCAGGTGCGGGGCAAGGGCTGGCGCGAGCTGGCGGCGCTGCCATGGATCGAAACGCCGCCGGATTCGGTGCACCACCGCCTGCTGTCATCCGTGTTTGCTGCGGAGGGCGTGCGCCCGCACGTGGTGGCGCGGGTGGATCTTGAACCCTCCATGCTCGATCTGGTCCGCTCGGGCGTGGCCCTTGCGCTGGCCCGTGACAGCCTCGCGCTGCGCGCGGCGCATGCGGAGGGTGTCGTGATTGCCGATAGCGTGTCGGTGGAAGCCGAGCTGGGTCTGGTCTGCCGGGCCGACCGACGGACCGAGGCGCCGATCAAGGCTGCGATGGCTGCCATCGAGAGCGTCTGGCGGGGTTGA
- a CDS encoding transporter — protein MKPYRLTRIATLVAMLSTGPAHALDVDAGDYTALPAGTNLALLYYQHASRDALYQHGRRADLDAGLTSDIGIFRAVHFADVADHRIDVQFLLPFGRLEGKDDLATMGTAHGMGDLILASAVWLLNSPDTGRYFGITPYLFLPTGNYDRHDALNLGENRWKLVLQAGYITPLSKTVTLDVVADATLFGDNDDFGISGATLEQKPLYQFQTFLRYHVSPQWDLRAGLSHAFGGETSVDGVNQDDRTRTTKANVGTAWFATPSVQVVFNYGRDLSVENGLREDNRVNLRLLKVF, from the coding sequence ATGAAGCCATACCGCCTGACGCGCATCGCCACTCTGGTGGCGATGCTTTCCACCGGCCCGGCTCACGCACTGGATGTGGATGCCGGCGACTACACGGCCCTGCCTGCCGGCACCAATCTCGCGCTGCTGTACTACCAGCATGCGAGTCGCGACGCGCTCTACCAGCACGGCAGACGTGCAGATCTGGACGCTGGCCTGACCTCGGATATCGGCATTTTCCGCGCCGTGCATTTCGCGGACGTCGCCGATCACCGGATCGACGTTCAGTTCCTGTTGCCGTTCGGAAGACTCGAGGGGAAAGACGATCTGGCCACCATGGGCACGGCCCACGGCATGGGCGACCTGATTCTGGCCAGCGCGGTGTGGCTGCTCAATTCGCCCGACACCGGCCGGTATTTCGGGATCACGCCCTACCTGTTCCTGCCCACCGGCAACTACGACAGGCACGACGCGCTCAATCTGGGCGAGAACCGCTGGAAGCTCGTGCTCCAGGCAGGCTACATCACGCCCCTGAGCAAGACCGTGACACTGGATGTGGTGGCCGACGCCACGCTGTTCGGCGACAACGACGATTTCGGCATCTCGGGCGCCACGCTGGAGCAGAAACCCCTCTATCAGTTCCAGACCTTCCTGCGCTACCACGTCAGTCCCCAATGGGATCTGCGTGCCGGGCTCTCCCACGCCTTCGGCGGCGAAACGAGCGTCGACGGCGTGAACCAGGACGATCGCACGCGCACCACCAAGGCCAACGTGGGAACCGCCTGGTTCGCCACACCGAGCGTCCAGGTGGTCTTCAATTACGGCCGCGACCTGTCCGTGGAGAACGGCTTGCGCGAAGACAACCGGGTCAATCTGAGACTGCTGAAAGTCTTCTGA
- a CDS encoding flavin-containing monooxygenase, with the protein MSTQQLPVKGCAGLDLRGGIYLDAVVIGAGVAGLYQLHRLRDMGMSVRAYEAGSGVGGTWYWNRYPGARFDSQAEIYQYWFSEELYKSWQPSERFPAQPETERWLNHVADTLDLKKDIQFNTRIASAHFDEENEVWRIETTEGEKIVTQFLIACCGMLSAPLSDRFEGQASFKGQIYHTALWPKEPVDLKGKRVAVIGTGATGIQVIQTIAPEVGSMKIFVRTPQYIIPMRNPKYSKADWDQWSSRFHELKKRVRETFAGFDYDFDAGPWEEKTPEERTQVLESLWEDGSLSLWLASFPEMFFDEAVSEEVSEFVRGKMRERLGNDPKLCDLLIPTDYGFGTHRVPLENKYLEVYLQPNVETVDCKKTAITRVVPEGIETADGTVHEVDVIIMAVGFDAGSGALSRIDIRGRNNRSLKDQWQQEIRTSMGLQVHGYPNLFTTGAPLAPSAALCNMTTCLQQQVDWITGCIDYALKHGNQVVEATAEFEDDWVRHHDETAAKTLVVKTDSWYMGSNVEGKPRRLLSYIGGVGNYHKRCDELARDGYPGFQMH; encoded by the coding sequence ATGAGTACGCAACAGCTCCCCGTGAAGGGATGCGCCGGTCTGGACCTGCGCGGCGGCATCTATCTGGACGCGGTCGTCATCGGCGCCGGCGTCGCTGGCCTCTATCAGCTGCACCGCCTGCGCGACATGGGCATGTCGGTGCGTGCCTATGAAGCCGGCAGTGGCGTGGGCGGCACCTGGTACTGGAACCGCTACCCCGGCGCCCGCTTCGACTCCCAGGCAGAGATCTATCAGTACTGGTTTTCGGAAGAACTCTACAAATCGTGGCAGCCCTCGGAGCGCTTCCCCGCCCAGCCGGAAACCGAACGCTGGCTCAACCACGTGGCCGACACGCTCGACCTGAAGAAGGACATCCAGTTCAACACCCGCATCGCCTCGGCCCATTTCGACGAGGAAAACGAAGTCTGGCGCATCGAGACCACCGAGGGCGAGAAGATCGTCACCCAGTTCCTGATCGCCTGCTGCGGCATGCTCTCGGCGCCGCTGTCCGATCGCTTCGAAGGCCAGGCCAGCTTCAAGGGCCAGATCTACCACACAGCCCTGTGGCCCAAGGAACCGGTCGATCTGAAGGGCAAGCGGGTGGCGGTGATCGGCACCGGCGCCACCGGCATCCAGGTGATCCAGACCATCGCACCGGAAGTCGGCTCGATGAAGATCTTCGTGCGCACCCCGCAGTACATCATCCCCATGCGTAACCCCAAATACAGCAAGGCCGACTGGGATCAGTGGAGCTCGCGCTTCCATGAACTCAAGAAGCGCGTGCGCGAGACCTTCGCCGGTTTCGACTACGACTTCGACGCCGGCCCCTGGGAAGAGAAGACACCCGAAGAGCGCACCCAGGTGCTCGAGAGCCTGTGGGAAGACGGCTCCCTGTCCCTGTGGCTGGCCTCCTTCCCCGAGATGTTCTTCGACGAGGCGGTCAGCGAGGAAGTCTCCGAGTTCGTTCGCGGCAAGATGCGCGAGCGCCTCGGTAACGATCCCAAGCTGTGCGATCTGCTCATCCCGACCGACTACGGTTTCGGCACCCACCGCGTGCCGCTGGAGAACAAGTACCTCGAGGTGTATCTGCAACCCAACGTGGAAACGGTGGACTGCAAGAAGACCGCCATCACCCGCGTCGTGCCCGAGGGCATCGAAACCGCGGACGGCACCGTGCATGAAGTGGATGTGATCATCATGGCCGTGGGCTTCGATGCCGGCTCCGGCGCCCTGTCACGCATCGACATTCGCGGTCGCAACAATCGCTCGCTCAAGGACCAGTGGCAACAGGAGATCCGCACCTCCATGGGGCTTCAGGTGCACGGCTATCCCAACCTGTTCACCACCGGCGCACCGCTGGCTCCGTCCGCCGCCCTGTGCAACATGACCACCTGCCTGCAGCAACAGGTGGACTGGATCACCGGGTGCATCGACTACGCCCTCAAGCACGGCAATCAGGTGGTCGAAGCGACCGCCGAGTTCGAGGACGACTGGGTGCGCCACCACGACGAGACTGCCGCCAAGACCCTCGTGGTCAAGACCGACTCCTGGTACATGGGCTCCAACGTCGAAGGCAAGCCCCGTCGCCTGCTCTCCTACATCGGCGGTGTCGGCAACTACCACAAGCGCTGTGACGAACTGGCCCGCGACGGCTACCCCGGCTTCCAGATGCACTGA
- a CDS encoding PEP-CTERM sorting domain-containing protein (PEP-CTERM proteins occur, often in large numbers, in the proteomes of bacteria that also encode an exosortase, a predicted intramembrane cysteine proteinase. The presence of a PEP-CTERM domain at a protein's C-terminus predicts cleavage within the sorting domain, followed by covalent anchoring to some some component of the (usually Gram-negative) cell surface. Many PEP-CTERM proteins exhibit an unusual sequence composition that includes large numbers of potential glycosylation sites. Expression of one such protein has been shown restore the ability of a bacterium to form floc, a type of biofilm.) — protein MRSLRADALIGFAIALVSGPAIAATPLGTLGDEFNDAATLSQWSRLYITEGWGADQLDTWDIGATQTGAMTLTPHSSVWYNNRKGALAFQAVTGDFIATTALWVRDRDAADGNAVPASPFSIAGLMARAPRPITDPTTEWTAGGENYVLSGAGSGANEASFQVETKTTVDSNSVWAQQPITSGLVELQLARIGDTFITAYRAEGANWQIHDRYSRTDLPDTLQLGIVAYADYPTASGVSAYEHNSTVLSGAPDLTASFDWFRVAAVDLPPALLGLDLADAGSVTDAQLLTVLGANGIPTPVPEPATWLSLLTGLFTLGAVARRPGRARHAPG, from the coding sequence ATGCGATCCCTACGCGCTGACGCCCTCATCGGCTTTGCCATCGCGCTGGTCAGCGGCCCTGCCATTGCCGCCACGCCGCTCGGCACCCTCGGTGACGAATTCAACGACGCCGCCACATTGAGCCAGTGGTCTCGCCTCTACATCACGGAAGGCTGGGGCGCAGATCAGCTCGACACCTGGGATATCGGTGCCACCCAGACCGGCGCGATGACGCTCACACCGCATTCGAGCGTCTGGTACAACAATCGCAAGGGGGCGCTTGCCTTTCAGGCGGTGACCGGCGACTTCATCGCCACAACCGCACTGTGGGTCCGGGATCGGGATGCCGCCGATGGCAATGCAGTGCCCGCCTCACCGTTTTCCATTGCCGGGCTCATGGCGCGTGCGCCACGTCCGATCACCGATCCGACGACCGAATGGACGGCCGGGGGCGAAAACTACGTCCTGTCCGGGGCGGGCAGTGGCGCCAACGAGGCCAGTTTCCAGGTGGAAACCAAGACCACGGTCGACAGCAACTCGGTGTGGGCACAGCAACCGATCACTTCCGGGCTCGTCGAATTGCAACTGGCGCGCATCGGAGATACCTTCATCACGGCCTACCGGGCCGAAGGCGCCAACTGGCAGATCCATGATCGCTACTCCCGCACCGATCTGCCCGACACGCTGCAGCTCGGCATCGTCGCCTATGCCGACTATCCCACGGCCAGTGGCGTCTCGGCCTACGAACACAACTCGACGGTGCTGTCCGGTGCGCCCGATCTGACCGCCAGCTTCGACTGGTTCCGGGTGGCGGCGGTGGATCTGCCACCGGCCTTGCTCGGGCTCGACCTGGCCGATGCGGGCAGCGTGACCGATGCACAGCTATTGACGGTGCTCGGTGCCAACGGCATCCCCACCCCGGTGCCCGAACCGGCCACCTGGCTGAGCCTGCTCACCGGGCTTTTCACCCTGGGCGCGGTGGCGCGCAGACCGGGACGCGCCAGACACGCGCCAGGATAA
- a CDS encoding alpha/beta fold hydrolase, with product MNNYYTQDNHGPFELIDIGRLELEEGGVIEHCQLAVAMHGTLNEARDNVILVPTWYSGTSKIMGDAYIGEGRALDPSRYCIIVVNQIGNGLSTSPSNAPAPIAGPDFPRVRIGDDVRAQHRLLTEHFGVEKLQLVVGGSMGAQQTYEWAVRFPQMVLRAAPIAGTAKNTEHDFLYAETLIEAIVTDPGFSNGRYRTPADVAAGLKRHAKLWTVMGWSTEFFRAGRHRVLGFADMGAFVDEFMTGYFGPMDPNNLLCMAWKWQRGDVSRHTDGSLAEALSRITARTFVMPISHDMFFPPNDCLAEQQLIANSEFHPLSSIDGHLALFGTDANMMTELDRNLSALLSRPVS from the coding sequence ATGAACAACTACTACACGCAGGACAACCACGGCCCCTTCGAGCTGATCGACATCGGCCGTCTCGAGCTGGAAGAAGGCGGTGTCATCGAGCACTGCCAGCTGGCCGTGGCCATGCACGGCACACTCAACGAGGCGCGCGACAACGTCATTCTGGTGCCCACCTGGTACTCGGGCACCAGCAAGATCATGGGCGATGCCTACATCGGCGAAGGCCGGGCGCTGGACCCGTCACGCTACTGCATCATCGTGGTCAATCAGATCGGCAACGGTCTGTCCACGTCGCCCAGCAATGCGCCGGCGCCCATCGCGGGGCCGGATTTTCCGCGTGTGCGCATCGGTGACGACGTGCGCGCCCAGCACCGCTTGCTGACCGAGCACTTCGGTGTCGAAAAACTGCAACTCGTGGTCGGCGGCTCCATGGGTGCACAGCAGACCTACGAGTGGGCGGTGCGTTTTCCGCAGATGGTGCTGCGTGCGGCGCCAATCGCCGGCACGGCGAAAAACACCGAGCACGACTTCCTGTACGCCGAGACCCTGATCGAGGCCATCGTCACCGACCCGGGATTCAGCAACGGGCGCTACCGGACACCGGCCGACGTGGCCGCCGGCCTGAAGCGCCATGCCAAGCTGTGGACGGTCATGGGCTGGAGCACCGAGTTCTTCCGCGCCGGCCGCCATCGGGTGCTCGGCTTTGCCGACATGGGCGCGTTCGTGGACGAGTTCATGACCGGCTACTTCGGCCCCATGGACCCGAACAACCTGCTGTGCATGGCGTGGAAATGGCAACGCGGCGACGTCAGCCGGCACACCGACGGCAGTCTGGCCGAAGCCCTGAGCCGCATCACGGCCCGGACGTTTGTCATGCCGATCAGCCATGACATGTTCTTTCCGCCCAACGACTGCCTGGCCGAACAGCAACTCATCGCCAACAGCGAGTTTCATCCATTGAGCAGCATCGACGGCCATCTGGCGCTGTTCGGTACCGATGCAAACATGATGACCGAACTCGACCGGAATCTCTCGGCGTTGTTGTCCCGACCGGTGTCGTGA